The sequence below is a genomic window from Flagellimonas marinaquae.
ATACCCGAACCTGCCAAGGTCTTGGATGCTCGAATAAAGTCCTGCTTTTAGCACCTTAAGCATTGAGAGCAATTTTTTCCGGTTTATAAATACCCACCTCCCCTTCTATTTTATGAAGTTTATGCTCCGCCTCGGAAATACTCGTAAATCGAATTTTATCCCCCACATTTATAAAACAAGGGGTTGACTTATCGGGGTCAAAAAGGTTCACCGGACAGTTTCCTATAATGTTCCAACCGCCGGGAGACTCCTGAGGATAAATTCCTGTTTGTTTGCCCGCCAATCCAACAGCCCCTTTCTCGACCTTTAGTCTCGGTTCGGCGCGTCGTGGAATTTCCAAAGTTGATGGCAGTCCTCCCAAATACATAAATCCGGGCAAAAAACCAATGCCATACACCACATACTCATGCGAAGTGTGCTGCTTGATCAATTCGTCGGTGGATAGGTTTAAAGTTCTCGCGACATTTTCCATATCCAGGCCAAACTCGAGATCGTAGCACACCGGCAGTGTCCATAAATGCTGAATGCGTTGGGTCTTGGACTTTGTT
It includes:
- the pxpB gene encoding 5-oxoprolinase subunit PxpB, with the protein product MKSYPISIKPFGERAILVEWPKEVNEAILADILDFMDAFKEKGILGWEMSVAYNSVTMVYNFGPVDFDETKVVIQECRKNQTKSKTQRIQHLWTLPVCYDLEFGLDMENVARTLNLSTDELIKQHTSHEYVVYGIGFLPGFMYLGGLPSTLEIPRRAEPRLKVEKGAVGLAGKQTGIYPQESPGGWNIIGNCPVNLFDPDKSTPCFINVGDKIRFTSISEAEHKLHKIEGEVGIYKPEKIALNA